A genomic region of Oceaniferula marina contains the following coding sequences:
- the nspC gene encoding carboxynorspermidine decarboxylase, with product MSHSILEISQRDEVPTPCYLMDESLLARNLKILDHVQQESGGKIILALKGFAMWSTFPQISQTLCGTTASSLSEARLGMEKFGGEVHAYCVAYRDPEMDFLRKHCHHITLNSLSQWQRFQHHVNQPETTASFGLRINPEYSEVETDIYNPCRKGSRFGITATDLANADASILEGIDGLHFHTMCEQNSDTLERTLEHVEAKFGTYLQTMKWLNCGGGHHITRPDYDTDRLVRLIQHLRAAYDLEVYLEPGEAVALNTGFLITRVIDRFNSDGHPIAILDTSAAAHMPDVLEMPYRPEILGASDPGEKKHTITLGGTTCLAGDVIGDWSFDEDLKVGDRLVFTDMAHYSMVKTNHFNGVDHPAIGRYHHQTDEVIIDRQFTYEDYRDRLS from the coding sequence ATGTCACATTCTATTCTAGAGATCAGCCAGCGAGACGAGGTTCCCACCCCATGCTACCTCATGGATGAATCCCTGCTGGCGCGAAACCTCAAAATTCTGGACCATGTCCAACAAGAATCCGGGGGGAAGATCATCCTTGCCCTCAAAGGCTTCGCGATGTGGTCCACCTTCCCACAGATATCTCAAACCCTCTGTGGTACCACTGCCAGTTCACTCAGTGAAGCACGACTCGGCATGGAGAAGTTTGGGGGTGAAGTTCACGCCTACTGTGTTGCCTACCGTGATCCTGAAATGGATTTTCTCCGGAAACACTGCCATCATATCACCCTCAACAGTTTGAGCCAATGGCAACGATTCCAACACCACGTCAACCAACCGGAGACAACCGCATCCTTCGGACTCCGCATCAATCCAGAATACTCAGAAGTCGAAACTGACATCTACAACCCCTGCCGTAAAGGGTCACGCTTTGGTATCACTGCTACCGATTTGGCAAATGCCGACGCATCCATCCTTGAAGGCATCGACGGACTCCACTTCCACACCATGTGTGAGCAGAATTCCGATACGCTCGAACGCACCCTCGAACACGTCGAAGCCAAGTTTGGCACCTATCTTCAAACGATGAAATGGCTGAACTGCGGAGGAGGCCACCACATCACTCGTCCCGACTACGATACGGATCGACTGGTCAGACTCATCCAGCACCTCCGCGCCGCTTACGACCTCGAAGTCTACCTCGAACCGGGAGAAGCGGTGGCGCTCAATACCGGATTTCTCATCACCCGTGTCATTGATCGATTTAATTCAGACGGTCACCCTATCGCCATTCTGGACACTTCCGCCGCGGCACATATGCCAGACGTGTTAGAAATGCCATACCGTCCGGAAATCCTTGGAGCTAGTGATCCTGGAGAAAAAAAACATACCATTACCCTGGGTGGCACCACATGCCTTGCAGGAGACGTCATCGGTGACTGGTCGTTTGATGAAGATCTCAAAGTAGGTGATCGACTCGTCTTCACCGATATGGCCCATTACTCGATGGTCAAAACCAATCATTTCAACGGCGTCGACCACCCCGCTATTGGCCGCTATCACCATCAAACAGACGAAGTCATCATCGACCGCCAATTCACCTACGAAGACTATCGTGACCGACTCTCGTAA
- a CDS encoding GNAT family N-acetyltransferase translates to MKFITHTEKNGTSAYDSIFAQGASVIARDGDLSAGLWFDHTPIHQGHPIGTIGECLIDSSPASVEFLSHCADYLHQYHHCSTVVGPMNGNTWLRHRLVLESSGRPPFLMEPQEPEHFKTTFEAAGFSILSQYSSSLIQLTPDQPTFPSLEKRLEQRGVTIRSIRPERFEEDLTAIFRLSLISFSNNFLYTPLDQASFVGKYRSAQEHIDPELILLAERDGKLVGYVFCIPDLEAHKYQQAPAVIVKTLAALPDRTLSGLGTVLVARAQQKAKSKGYSEAIHALQYESNSSLRISQRFSAEVFRRYALMTKNFTPA, encoded by the coding sequence ATGAAATTCATCACTCATACTGAAAAGAACGGAACCTCTGCTTATGACTCGATCTTTGCTCAGGGAGCAAGCGTCATCGCCCGTGATGGGGACCTATCCGCCGGGCTGTGGTTTGATCACACACCTATTCATCAAGGCCATCCCATTGGAACCATCGGCGAGTGCCTCATCGACAGCTCACCCGCATCCGTCGAATTTCTCTCCCACTGCGCCGACTACCTTCACCAATACCACCACTGCTCTACCGTGGTGGGACCGATGAATGGAAATACATGGCTCAGACACCGACTCGTTCTCGAGTCCAGTGGCCGCCCCCCGTTCCTCATGGAGCCACAAGAACCCGAACATTTCAAAACGACATTCGAAGCAGCCGGATTCTCCATCCTATCCCAATATTCCTCATCCTTAATCCAACTCACCCCCGACCAACCGACATTTCCATCCCTGGAAAAACGCCTTGAGCAACGAGGCGTCACAATCCGTAGTATCCGCCCTGAACGGTTCGAAGAAGATTTGACCGCCATCTTTCGATTGAGCCTCATCAGTTTTTCCAACAACTTTCTCTACACCCCACTGGATCAAGCATCATTCGTCGGAAAATACAGGTCGGCCCAAGAGCACATCGATCCTGAACTGATCTTACTGGCCGAGCGCGACGGCAAACTCGTCGGTTATGTCTTCTGCATCCCTGATCTGGAAGCCCACAAATATCAACAAGCCCCCGCTGTCATCGTCAAAACCCTCGCAGCCCTTCCGGACCGAACACTCTCGGGGCTGGGGACCGTGCTTGTAGCCAGAGCGCAACAAAAAGCAAAATCCAAGGGTTACAGCGAAGCGATCCACGCCCTCCAGTATGAAAGTAATTCATCCCTACGCATTAGCCAACGGTTCTCGGCCGAAGTGTTTCGCCGTTACGCACTGATGACTAAGAACTTTACCCCAGCATGA
- a CDS encoding PEP/pyruvate-binding domain-containing protein: MIIHPHQTEYYELLGGKAKALALLKETGCRIPPWFAVTAGHPCDPDDIITTAKGLSCSYYAVRSSARGEDGSEHSFAGQYDTFLYVQHDDLLDRIERVQQSDQSEHLKTYQSSKHIDEVDCPTALVQRMLTPEVSGVAFSADPVTGSRDHVLVSGLWGTGSALVSGEADADVWSLDRNNKIVDSKIADKVHQHTASSKSDEGVSLEKVEPERRHIPCLTEDQLIEVATMARRCATYFNCPQDIEWAYEQGTLYLLQSRPITTLDHTPDPALPLTVWDNSNIAESYSGITSPMTFSFAERAYEYVYREFCTLLSVPKQRIADNGEVFPNMLGHIHGHVYYNLNSWYHVLAMLPGFTVNRSFMEQMMGVKEPMPDEVVQEILHRTQTTKIKDAAALIHTFIGLIKNHRSLEKQCDAFYLRLNKALESQPKPLTEMNGCELAGHYRDLESQLLKRWDAPLINDFFAMIYYGVLKSLCEKWLGDGTLQNTLLIDAGEIISAEPPRRILAMAELCADDNKLTEILACPDFSSDEKLTALGSSPPIYQAFVSYLEDFGDRCLEELKLESPTVGDNPQSLLTSIGVMAQRYQSDRMASSTPNQSPEPVADVTKSLSGIKRKLFLWVLKNTKDRVRDRENLRFERTRLFGRVRQIIVELGKRLHRENHIATPRDVFFLTISEVMGVYENTTSVEALRPTIESRKLEQASFTCPPPDRFETRGPLEHYSSFSPTRSATGTSPMDENTIQGTGACPGVVRGVVRVVTDPQNVTLQEGEILVAQQTDPGWVVLFPAASGLLVERGSLLSHSAIVARELQLPCVVSIRSITTILKSGDLIEMNGSTGEVKLLNPKP; the protein is encoded by the coding sequence ATGATCATTCACCCTCACCAAACTGAGTATTACGAGTTGCTGGGAGGAAAAGCCAAGGCTCTCGCGCTCCTTAAGGAAACAGGCTGCCGCATACCGCCATGGTTTGCAGTTACCGCAGGACACCCCTGCGATCCTGATGACATCATCACCACGGCCAAGGGTCTTTCATGCAGCTACTATGCTGTGCGATCATCGGCCCGGGGAGAAGATGGCTCGGAGCATTCCTTTGCCGGACAGTATGACACCTTTCTATACGTCCAACACGATGACCTTCTCGATAGAATTGAACGTGTACAACAAAGCGACCAGAGCGAGCACCTCAAAACCTATCAATCGAGTAAACATATCGATGAAGTTGACTGCCCGACCGCACTGGTTCAACGCATGCTCACCCCCGAGGTCAGTGGAGTGGCATTCAGCGCCGACCCTGTAACGGGCAGCAGAGATCACGTTTTAGTTTCCGGGCTATGGGGAACCGGCAGTGCACTCGTCTCTGGGGAAGCTGACGCCGATGTATGGAGTCTGGACCGGAACAACAAAATTGTAGACAGCAAGATTGCCGACAAGGTCCATCAACACACCGCCAGCAGCAAAAGCGACGAAGGAGTGTCACTTGAAAAAGTAGAACCAGAAAGACGTCACATCCCCTGCCTCACAGAAGACCAACTCATCGAAGTCGCGACCATGGCCCGGCGATGTGCCACGTATTTCAACTGTCCACAGGACATTGAATGGGCGTATGAACAAGGGACGCTGTATCTACTCCAAAGTCGGCCAATCACCACACTCGACCACACCCCCGACCCCGCCTTACCTCTGACGGTCTGGGATAACAGCAACATTGCCGAAAGTTACTCAGGCATCACCTCGCCAATGACATTTTCATTTGCGGAGCGTGCCTATGAATATGTTTACCGTGAGTTCTGCACCTTACTCTCGGTACCGAAACAACGTATCGCGGATAACGGCGAAGTGTTCCCTAACATGCTTGGACACATCCATGGCCACGTTTACTACAATCTGAACAGCTGGTATCATGTGCTGGCCATGCTACCCGGATTCACCGTCAACCGATCGTTTATGGAACAGATGATGGGGGTCAAGGAACCCATGCCCGACGAAGTCGTTCAGGAGATCCTCCACAGGACGCAGACCACCAAGATCAAAGACGCCGCGGCCTTAATCCATACATTCATCGGACTGATCAAAAACCATCGATCACTGGAAAAGCAGTGTGACGCTTTCTACCTGCGACTCAACAAGGCGCTGGAGTCCCAACCAAAACCACTCACCGAAATGAATGGGTGCGAGCTCGCAGGTCATTACCGGGATCTGGAGTCGCAATTACTCAAGCGGTGGGACGCTCCACTCATCAATGATTTTTTTGCTATGATTTACTACGGTGTCTTAAAATCACTCTGTGAAAAATGGCTTGGTGATGGCACTCTGCAAAACACCTTACTCATCGACGCCGGAGAAATCATCAGTGCGGAGCCACCCAGACGAATCCTCGCAATGGCAGAGCTGTGCGCCGATGACAACAAGCTCACAGAAATCCTAGCCTGCCCGGATTTCAGCAGCGATGAAAAGCTCACAGCCCTAGGAAGCAGCCCCCCGATCTATCAAGCATTCGTCAGCTACCTCGAAGACTTCGGCGACCGCTGTCTGGAAGAACTCAAACTGGAGTCACCCACCGTCGGCGACAACCCCCAATCGCTACTCACCAGCATCGGAGTCATGGCTCAACGTTACCAGAGCGATCGTATGGCATCATCCACGCCCAATCAGTCACCAGAACCGGTTGCCGATGTTACCAAGTCACTATCCGGCATCAAACGAAAGCTGTTTCTTTGGGTTCTCAAAAACACAAAAGATCGTGTGCGCGACCGCGAGAATCTACGATTTGAACGCACTCGCCTCTTTGGAAGGGTCCGTCAAATCATCGTCGAACTCGGTAAGCGGCTTCATCGCGAAAACCACATAGCCACCCCGCGTGACGTTTTTTTTCTCACGATCTCCGAAGTCATGGGCGTCTATGAAAACACCACGTCTGTTGAAGCGCTTCGCCCGACTATCGAATCAAGGAAGCTGGAACAAGCATCGTTTACTTGTCCACCACCTGATCGGTTTGAAACTCGAGGACCTCTTGAACATTACTCGTCATTTTCACCCACCCGCAGCGCTACCGGGACTTCACCAATGGATGAGAATACCATTCAGGGCACTGGAGCCTGCCCGGGGGTCGTGCGAGGGGTCGTCCGTGTCGTCACCGATCCTCAAAACGTCACGCTTCAAGAAGGAGAAATCCTGGTAGCTCAGCAGACGGACCCAGGCTGGGTCGTGCTCTTCCCTGCGGCATCAGGCCTTCTGGTTGAGCGGGGCTCACTTCTTTCTCACTCCGCCATCGTAGCTCGTGAGCTTCAACTCCCATGTGTCGTCTCCATTCGCAGCATTACCACCATCCTCAAATCTGGGGATCTGATAGAAATGAACGGAAGCACCGGTGAAGTCAAACTTCTCAACCCTAAGCCCTGA
- a CDS encoding AMP-binding protein has protein sequence MNLVTHLARRAELHPDRIALIDAERAVSYAELYKLVCSGSDQLRHDGLSPGDTVLILQAVSIPLYISLLSAFHSGLTVMFIDPSAGKTMIRNSLSLHQAQAFIGTGKAHLLRITIPEIRQIPKHYHSSGWVPSSKAWKPTSSTPSTPVDTAPDTPALITFTSGSTGMPKAACRTHGFLLAQHRALAASLDLQDGEVDLITLPVFALANLASGLTSVIAHTDLRYPARVDSQAVFDQCNKHNVTRCAASPAFFTQLHRDRMMPAFASIYTGGAPVFPDLLSEIQSAHPGMQVVTVFGSTEAEPIAHIRWQDTSEHDRNQMVSGKGLLVGHPVSATQLRIIPDQSGKEIGPMDEAAFNALELPHGKIGEIVVTGDHVLKGYLHGQGNEESKIHVLSDHSTVWHRTGDAAWRDQSGRVWLMGRCSAAINSPGQSPIYPFGIECAATNFPSVRRCALLMHQGRVTLVVEGEFTHKQQEALQSQLPHSPVEAFLNVTHIPVDKRHNAKIDYPELRKSLKK, from the coding sequence ATGAACTTAGTCACCCATCTCGCCCGAAGAGCCGAGCTCCACCCGGACCGTATTGCCCTCATTGATGCAGAGCGTGCAGTCAGCTATGCAGAGCTCTACAAGCTCGTCTGTAGTGGGTCGGATCAGCTACGCCATGACGGACTATCGCCGGGCGATACCGTGCTGATTTTGCAAGCAGTCAGTATTCCTTTATACATCAGTTTGCTGTCGGCATTCCATTCCGGGCTTACTGTGATGTTCATCGACCCCTCGGCAGGCAAAACAATGATCCGCAACAGTCTGTCACTTCATCAAGCACAAGCCTTTATTGGTACAGGCAAAGCGCACCTCCTCCGAATCACCATTCCTGAGATACGTCAGATCCCCAAGCACTATCATAGCTCAGGCTGGGTGCCGAGCAGTAAAGCTTGGAAACCAACCTCAAGCACCCCATCAACCCCAGTAGATACCGCCCCGGATACCCCGGCACTCATCACCTTCACCAGCGGGAGCACGGGGATGCCCAAAGCCGCGTGCCGCACTCACGGCTTCCTCCTGGCCCAGCACAGGGCCCTCGCTGCATCGCTCGATTTGCAGGACGGAGAGGTCGACCTCATCACACTCCCCGTCTTTGCGCTGGCCAACCTTGCCTCTGGACTGACCTCTGTGATTGCCCATACCGATTTACGTTATCCTGCTAGGGTCGACTCTCAAGCTGTCTTTGATCAATGCAACAAACACAATGTGACTCGCTGTGCTGCCTCCCCTGCTTTTTTCACCCAACTTCACAGGGACCGGATGATGCCAGCATTCGCATCCATCTACACCGGCGGCGCCCCTGTCTTCCCCGACCTTCTCAGTGAAATTCAATCCGCCCATCCCGGCATGCAAGTGGTCACGGTCTTTGGATCGACAGAAGCAGAACCCATTGCCCACATTCGCTGGCAAGATACCTCCGAACATGACCGGAATCAGATGGTGTCAGGTAAAGGGCTGCTGGTCGGCCACCCCGTCAGCGCTACCCAACTTCGTATCATACCAGATCAATCGGGAAAAGAAATCGGGCCGATGGACGAGGCCGCATTCAATGCTCTTGAATTGCCTCACGGCAAGATTGGCGAAATCGTGGTCACCGGCGACCACGTTCTCAAAGGCTATCTTCATGGTCAAGGCAACGAAGAAAGTAAAATCCACGTTCTGAGCGATCATTCCACCGTATGGCATCGCACGGGCGATGCTGCATGGAGAGATCAAAGCGGGCGGGTCTGGCTGATGGGTCGATGCAGCGCGGCCATCAACAGCCCCGGTCAGTCCCCGATCTATCCCTTCGGCATCGAATGCGCAGCCACGAATTTTCCTAGCGTTCGTCGATGTGCACTTCTGATGCATCAAGGCCGAGTCACCCTGGTCGTTGAGGGAGAATTCACGCATAAGCAGCAGGAGGCATTACAATCTCAACTTCCGCATTCCCCCGTCGAAGCATTCCTAAACGTCACGCACATTCCCGTGGACAAACGCCACAATGCTAAAATTGACTACCCGGAGCTGAGAAAGAGCTTAAAGAAATAA
- a CDS encoding DUF3419 family protein, with product MQSEIQQHADFNHVRYANCWEDADILIRALQPEGRHCLSIGSAGDNSFSLLAAGARKVTISEMNPAQVSCIKLRIAAYKCLSHKQFLTLLGELDATPEERVELYQKCLPDLDSTTQEYWHHFHEHIQNGFGRAGKFENYFTLFRDKFLPWVHSYKHTAELLTSKSARDRNAFYEEKWNTWRWRLLFKLFFSRFVMGRLGRDPAFFKYVEGSVADRILMRTRHALVTLEPAKNPYLQWILMGRYGTALPHALREENFNTIRENLDRVTIDPRPLEAVLNDPEQIYDAFNLSDIFEYMSEDNTESLLQRIHSGSSHGARLAYWNMLAPRSRPSQMASKLKALGELSQSLFHEDKAFFYSAFIVEESVHTKS from the coding sequence ATGCAATCTGAAATCCAACAACATGCCGACTTCAACCATGTTCGCTATGCAAACTGCTGGGAGGATGCTGATATCCTGATTCGCGCGCTACAACCAGAAGGCCGCCATTGTCTGAGTATTGGCTCAGCTGGGGATAACTCATTTTCTTTGCTTGCTGCAGGTGCTCGCAAGGTGACCATCTCGGAAATGAACCCCGCTCAGGTTTCCTGTATCAAGTTGCGCATCGCGGCCTACAAATGTCTCAGCCACAAGCAGTTTCTAACCCTTCTAGGAGAACTCGATGCTACGCCCGAGGAGCGAGTCGAGCTCTATCAAAAGTGTCTCCCTGACCTTGATTCGACAACCCAGGAGTATTGGCATCATTTTCACGAACACATCCAAAATGGGTTTGGCCGAGCTGGAAAATTTGAAAACTACTTCACGCTGTTCCGCGACAAGTTCTTGCCCTGGGTGCATTCATACAAGCACACGGCTGAGCTGCTGACATCTAAATCGGCAAGGGATCGCAATGCCTTCTATGAAGAGAAGTGGAACACTTGGCGCTGGAGGCTTCTGTTTAAGTTATTCTTTTCCCGCTTTGTCATGGGGCGCCTCGGACGAGACCCGGCATTTTTCAAGTACGTGGAAGGATCTGTCGCTGACCGCATCCTGATGCGAACACGCCATGCATTAGTCACACTCGAGCCCGCAAAGAACCCCTACCTCCAGTGGATTCTCATGGGCCGATACGGGACCGCACTCCCTCATGCATTACGCGAGGAAAACTTCAACACCATCCGGGAGAACTTAGATCGTGTCACGATCGACCCCCGACCGCTGGAAGCCGTTCTCAATGACCCCGAGCAAATATACGATGCTTTCAACCTCAGCGATATTTTTGAATATATGTCTGAAGACAACACGGAAAGTCTCCTTCAAAGGATTCACTCAGGAAGCTCGCATGGCGCGCGTCTAGCCTACTGGAACATGCTGGCACCCCGGTCACGACCAAGTCAGATGGCGAGCAAGCTCAAAGCTCTCGGTGAACTAAGCCAGTCGCTCTTTCATGAAGACAAGGCCTTCTTTTACTCAGCCTTCATCGTAGAAGAATCCGTCCACACCAAAAGCTAA
- the speB gene encoding agmatinase, with protein MHFLSSEFPQSSPEDALFHIIPMPMEQTVSYGAGTALGPQAILDASYQLEAYDGTSYPGELGIYTSEAIDCSGDDESCFSNLEVACRSAYQTGKIPVTLGGEHSLSIAPVRALHATRQDFGVIQIDAHADLRDTYEGNPNSHACVMRRIHELGIPIFQIGIRNLCKEEINYRKQHHIGFLDAEAIYQNGIPITILPEDFPRNLYLTFDIDAFDASLMPATGTPEPGGLFWWQALDICRNIAQNRHIVGLDIVELAPKQELHSCSYTAAKLTYALMGISSAPPESAPLQLIEKRFVK; from the coding sequence ATGCACTTTCTTTCTTCTGAATTTCCTCAGTCATCTCCCGAAGACGCCTTGTTCCACATCATTCCCATGCCGATGGAGCAAACCGTGTCCTACGGTGCGGGCACGGCACTGGGTCCTCAAGCTATTCTTGATGCATCCTACCAACTTGAAGCCTATGATGGCACATCATACCCTGGAGAACTAGGGATCTACACCTCGGAGGCTATTGACTGTTCAGGAGATGACGAATCCTGTTTCTCAAACCTCGAAGTAGCCTGTCGCTCAGCCTATCAGACAGGAAAAATACCAGTCACACTCGGAGGAGAACATTCCCTTTCGATTGCCCCAGTCCGCGCCCTCCACGCTACCCGACAAGATTTCGGTGTTATTCAGATCGATGCCCACGCCGATCTCCGGGACACCTATGAAGGTAACCCCAACAGCCACGCTTGTGTCATGCGCCGCATTCACGAACTAGGCATCCCTATTTTTCAAATCGGCATCCGTAACCTCTGCAAAGAGGAAATCAACTACCGCAAACAGCACCATATCGGTTTTCTTGATGCCGAGGCCATCTATCAGAACGGCATACCCATAACCATCCTTCCCGAAGACTTCCCCCGCAACCTCTACCTCACATTCGACATCGACGCCTTCGACGCCTCCCTCATGCCCGCTACCGGAACCCCCGAGCCTGGAGGCCTTTTCTGGTGGCAAGCTCTCGATATCTGTCGAAACATCGCCCAAAACCGCCACATCGTCGGCCTCGACATCGTCGAACTCGCTCCAAAACAAGAGCTCCACTCCTGCTCCTACACAGCAGCCAAGCTCACATACGCCCTTATGGGTATCTCAAGTGCGCCCCCTGAGAGTGCCCCCCTCCAACTGATCGAAAAACGATTTGTTAAATAG
- a CDS encoding hydroxymethylglutaryl-CoA reductase, which yields MAGKRSLTNAHLKSLLDHQDLESLERQLTPKTSPPAKHYLPHSTVSQRRVQRFWKGMGKAPHPDLLDDWTSANAESFDGNIENCIGSVKIPLGVAGPLRVNGLYAQGDYPLPLATSEAALVASYHRGACMISAAGGCTAMLLYQAVNRSPAFAFDSIISAGRFVVWAMESFEQFQEVANGTTNHGKLVDVGTTVEGNHVYLNFEFTTGDASGQNMVTIATQAVCDFIESNCPVTIKQLYVEGNLSGDKKASAQAYTSVRGRKVSAEVLIPAHILKKYVHTTPKQMTDYWKMSAIGGVLSGTMGVHGHFANGLAALYLATGQDAACVAESAIGVTRFELTDDGDLYASVSLPSVMVGTVGGGTGLPSQKASLELMGLYGSGHSGALAEVCAGLLLGGELSIIAALATGDFTRAHRKLAR from the coding sequence ATGGCTGGCAAACGATCTCTGACGAATGCGCACCTCAAATCACTCTTAGACCATCAGGATCTAGAATCATTGGAACGTCAACTGACCCCAAAGACTTCGCCTCCAGCAAAACATTACCTTCCCCATTCAACCGTAAGCCAACGGCGGGTTCAACGCTTTTGGAAAGGGATGGGAAAGGCTCCTCATCCGGATTTACTCGACGACTGGACGTCGGCAAATGCCGAATCCTTTGATGGTAATATTGAAAATTGTATAGGCTCGGTCAAGATTCCGCTCGGTGTGGCCGGACCACTTCGCGTCAACGGGCTTTATGCCCAAGGCGACTACCCGCTACCTCTCGCAACATCAGAAGCAGCATTGGTTGCAAGCTACCACCGGGGTGCCTGTATGATCTCCGCGGCTGGAGGTTGCACGGCGATGTTGCTCTACCAAGCAGTCAACCGCTCACCGGCCTTTGCGTTCGATTCCATTATTTCTGCCGGACGGTTTGTCGTATGGGCGATGGAATCTTTCGAACAATTTCAAGAAGTGGCCAACGGCACCACAAACCACGGTAAACTTGTCGATGTAGGAACGACCGTCGAAGGGAATCACGTTTACCTCAATTTCGAGTTTACCACAGGTGACGCCTCGGGGCAGAACATGGTTACCATCGCCACTCAAGCGGTCTGCGATTTCATCGAATCTAACTGCCCGGTGACTATCAAACAACTCTATGTTGAAGGCAATCTCTCAGGAGACAAAAAAGCCAGTGCTCAGGCATATACCTCTGTGCGGGGGCGAAAAGTTTCAGCTGAAGTTCTCATCCCTGCCCATATTCTAAAAAAATACGTTCACACCACCCCCAAACAAATGACGGATTACTGGAAGATGTCCGCCATTGGCGGTGTGCTGAGCGGCACCATGGGGGTGCATGGCCACTTTGCCAATGGATTAGCGGCGCTCTATCTTGCGACTGGTCAAGATGCGGCATGTGTCGCGGAATCTGCGATTGGAGTCACCCGCTTTGAATTAACGGATGATGGGGATCTATACGCTTCGGTCAGTCTCCCCAGTGTTATGGTGGGCACGGTCGGCGGAGGCACCGGATTACCGAGCCAAAAAGCCAGCTTGGAACTCATGGGGCTTTACGGATCAGGGCACAGCGGAGCACTCGCCGAGGTATGTGCAGGGCTTTTACTTGGTGGTGAACTCTCGATTATTGCGGCTCTTGCCACAGGTGACTTCACACGAGCTCATCGAAAACTCGCAAGATAA
- a CDS encoding UbiA family prenyltransferase produces the protein MRWWTYQKERFPIFQHGPLVAAFSSCAVAYSSMLTGAPPVWQTFAIAFVTCLLFFLQLRIADEFKDAEEDATYRPHRAVPRGLVKLSELGVIFVIAAIIQLVIAWAYAPALVIVLVIAWAYLALMSVEFFARGWLKSRPVTYLWTHMLIMPIVDFYATACHWLPSGEKPWGGLVFFLAASFCNGLVIEIGRKLRQAGGEETGVPTYSKLWGQQTAAWVWFGCLLSTTVFAVIAASFVHFAVPVFIVLCLLLLWAFKHTRHAHRTPSKTFELISGVWTLALYLSLGIIPLITQPL, from the coding sequence ATGCGTTGGTGGACCTACCAGAAAGAACGATTCCCTATTTTCCAGCACGGCCCTCTCGTCGCCGCGTTTAGCTCCTGTGCTGTGGCCTATTCCTCGATGCTGACAGGGGCGCCGCCAGTGTGGCAAACTTTTGCCATAGCCTTTGTCACCTGTCTGTTGTTTTTTCTTCAACTGAGAATCGCTGATGAATTCAAAGATGCCGAGGAGGATGCCACTTATCGGCCCCATCGCGCCGTGCCCAGAGGCTTGGTCAAGCTCTCAGAGCTTGGTGTCATCTTTGTGATTGCAGCCATCATCCAGCTCGTGATTGCCTGGGCCTACGCGCCCGCACTCGTGATTGTCCTCGTGATTGCCTGGGCATATCTGGCTCTAATGAGTGTGGAGTTTTTTGCTCGGGGTTGGCTCAAAAGCCGCCCCGTCACCTATCTCTGGACTCACATGCTGATCATGCCGATCGTGGATTTCTATGCCACGGCCTGCCATTGGCTTCCCAGTGGTGAGAAACCATGGGGCGGGCTCGTTTTTTTTCTAGCTGCCAGTTTTTGCAACGGATTGGTCATTGAGATCGGACGCAAGCTACGCCAAGCCGGTGGAGAAGAAACAGGTGTGCCTACTTACAGTAAACTATGGGGGCAACAAACCGCCGCGTGGGTTTGGTTTGGCTGTTTGTTGAGCACCACGGTGTTCGCCGTGATCGCGGCTAGCTTCGTGCATTTTGCGGTGCCCGTTTTCATCGTCCTTTGTCTTCTGCTGTTATGGGCGTTCAAACATACCCGACACGCCCACCGGACACCGTCGAAGACCTTTGAACTCATTTCCGGAGTCTGGACACTCGCTCTTTATCTTTCACTGGGGATCATTCCCCTTATCACCCAGCCACTATGA